The following is a genomic window from Bombus fervidus isolate BK054 chromosome 15, iyBomFerv1, whole genome shotgun sequence.
AACGAATATATTGAAAACACGTCGTCGCGACTTAGCTGAAGTATTTATTgaatgaaatatgtaatagATATCTTcaatatcatttaatttatcatgatattaatatttcaggcTTTGATCAACAGAGGGGTCAATTTAGATCCTATCGGCAAATGGACAAAAGTTGGATTAGTGATTTATTCGTCGCAAGTTCCTATGGGTGCGACACCAGAGTATTTAGCAGGACATTACATTCTTCAGGGTGCATCTAGCTTCTTACCTGTTATGGCTTTGGATCCTAAGGAAAACGAGAGGGTTCTTGATATGTGTGCCGCGCCCGGAGGAAAATCATCACACATAGCAGCACTTATGAAAAACACAGGTGTACTCTTCTCAAACGATGTAAACGAAGAAAGGATAAAAGCAGTTGTCGGCAATTTTCACAGACTTGGCATCACGAATTCAATCGTTTGTACTTACGATGGACGAAAGTTACCAACAGTAAGTATTAATAATATGCATGAACACGTTGAATATATGATATggtcaaattaattaaaatgtataattttcagGTGATTAAAGGTTTCGATAGAGTATTATTAGATGCACCATGCACTGGTACTGGTGTTGTTTCAAAAGATCCAAGTGTTAAAACAAACAAAGATGAAGTAGATATACAGCGTTGTTGTACATTACAAAAGGAATTACTTTTGGCGGCTATAGATTGTGCTAATGCACGTTCGGAATCCGGTGGGATTATCGTTTATTCTACGTGTTCGATTCTTCCGGAAGAAAATGAATGGGTTATTGATTTTGCTCTTAAGAAACGTGATGTTAAATTAATACCGACTGGACTGGAATTTGGCGCCGAAGGTTTTACCAGTTATAGACAATACAGATTTCATCCTTCGTTGAAATTAACTAAACGATTTTATCCCCATGTGCATAATATGGACGGATTTTTTGtagcgaaattaaaaaaattctccaATATTGTTCACAAAAACAAAGATGCAGAGGAAGGCTCTTTTGATTAATgatcatttttaaaataaattaatatttttataatagttgtaatatttggaaaaatgttGTCCAAGcagtttaaatatattaaaaatatataatttgtctgtacagattttatattttacattaactttatatataaattacttcCATAGTTACAGTGTTATGTTTCAGATTATACATTGcttgtatattaattaaaagagtAAACAGCTATTTTAATCGTCATATAAAATAGTCGTTAAACTTTTATACTCAGTAAATTTATGAGGCCTTTCtattaatggaaaaatatactttttaattcCTTTTCACATAGTTTTTTCACGTcatctgaaataaaaattattacttatatttatataattttatgtatatacatacatacatacatgcatGTACAACGTATATACCTTCTATTTCCATTATACTTGCACTTTTTTGTTGAATAACTACAAAAAATTCCCTCAAGTTCGATAACTTTCCAACAACCCAATAATCGCTCatagtttttataattatttctccAGCTTCTTTTAatctgaaattataaaaaaaaaaaaaaaaaaaaagaaagaaagaagtgtattctatttgtaaaataataatcttacATCAAAACATTATTGTGTTATGTACTAACTTATTGGTGTCATTATATATATCAGTGATAACTCTCAACACTTCGGGCGTTGTAAGCACATTAGAACATCGCCTATTATCCGGATGTATTGTACTTTTATATGCTAAAttaagtttattaaaatacaggTATTTGCAAGATTCCGACGAAACTATTACGTGTTTAGCACATTGTTCTGCAACCGAACTAACAAGCGTGGTTAATTGCGGGCCAAGAAAACTATCCAGGCTTTTAAAGAAATCTATTAACAAACTTGTTTTGCCTGTAAAATAAGCACTTCAATTTTAAAGTTTTTGcacgattatttaaaaagaagagaatagaAAGGGTAAGGTACTTACTGTCAACAAACAAACATATTGTAGCGCTTAATGCTCTGTAAACAACTAAATATAACGACACCGGTTTTGTAGAATAATTGATATATACCTTAGGAGATTTACCAATTAAGCTTGGTTCATTAATACTAGATGGGCCAGTGACAAATCTGTAAGATATATATAacttattattttgttatatatagaacattaaattattttgcatGTACTAACTTTCCATAATGAGCGGTAGTAAATGGTGAAGGTGAATTTCTGGGCATCGAGCCCTCGTGTAATTCTTTTTCAAGATGAGCTGGTAAAAGCGTACTCACTAGATAATTATAAACTACTTGCATATCCTCTGGCTCCAAACCACTCCTAAGTGATAACGGGCATTGATTCTTTAATTGTTatgcatatattatattataatagtatGACAGCGTTTACATTACTAACCATACAACTTGATCGTTGTAAAGAAACGCAGTATATTTCACTTGAGAAAACATGGCTTCTACAAGATTCATAAAACACTGAACCcgtaaaaatgttattttgtcAAGAGGTAAGAATTGTAAGCCTTGGAAAACATCCAAAATATCACTATTATTCAACTTTAAGGACATTAGATACTGTGAAAAATAcatgatattgaaaattatattgaaacaTACAGAAACTGTACATTTTAAGAATTCCCCTTACCcttgaataaaaatgttcaagTTTGTGTTTTAATAACGTTATCGACCCACAATCAGGTTCATTAATAATAGTGTCAAATGATCCCATAAACAGTCTGAACATAACATACGCTTGCTTCAATATAGATTGACAAACACTGCTAGAAACTTCATCGTATtgatattctgtatatttgttaccatctttctctttccataTGTAAGGTACACCGACAATCTATGAAACAATTGAGATCTATGAACAAATATTCATgaattttatacgatataaaatattatacgttatattcttttatacgtTTTCTGATAGCAATAAGATCTTACCATCACCATCCAAAAATTTGATTCTGgttgataataaatttgacGAGTTTTATGTGTATGACAATAATCGCACGGCTGACCAGGATTAAATGATCTAAAAATTTGGAAAGCAAGAACATAATCTTAATATTGTACGTAAAGATAGAAACATTAGAAtctagaaaaatatgtttatacatACTGcgcaaatttaataattgctTCGCTGAGccctatatttttaatttgaacatCTAAATCTCTTTCTGGATAATAATAGagaatctttttttcttcctgcatgcaaaaaatacacaaaaacACACTTGCATTGTACGTATGTAGTGTGtaagaattttgtaatttttgtatgtaaatattttattgataaatttaatttacttacCTCTCCCTCTTTTTTCGCATATGTGCcattgaatatataaaaatgttctaaTGTAACCTCCGTTTTCGATGACATTTtgacaaataatttaaacgaaaGATATTTAGCCcctttttcatataaaatgcAAACAAGTTACCACAATAACTTATCGATTTAAACGCTTATTTGCGTTTTCTTTGCTGAAACATTTTAGCCAACAAATAAAGAACAAGTTTGAACAATCAGTATGtagttgataaattattttgaaaacttAATACATAGATGCTGAGGTGGCAGCACGCTTTATTGTCACTAGTGTCATATGATACATGATGTGTTTcccaatattaaatattatatacgtatagattttataataaaattaaatatatattacttgttatttatatttattatcgtttataTTTCTCTGTTATGTTAATTTAAATAGGTAAACCTTTATGACTTTTAACATACAAAAGATCGATAATATCACAGACAAGGCTTCTTATATCATATTTAGTTCACGAGTAATTGTTATTTATGTGTGTTGTCGGAAgcatgttgtaaattaacagcctaattgttataaatgaatggcataaacgttataaatagactgcgaatttttatgcatttatagaaaaattgaaagtgcaaaattacatagaatatacataatatgaaaaaatatgtatgtaaataaataaagtttgaaGTACAGTGTTTTGTATAATACTCGATAGGTAAAATAGTTTTCTATCgagattctatttttttttttttttttttttttttaagcatATTCTCAAATATAGAACTTCCATAGGAATTCACGGTCTAGTTATAAATGAATAGCTTGAATGTTAAAAatcgataatttaaatattataaattaacagcGTGTAT
Proteins encoded in this region:
- the Ccz1 gene encoding vacuolar fusion protein CCZ1 isoform X2, with the translated sequence MSSKTEVTLEHFYIFNGTYAKKEGEEEKKILYYYPERDLDVQIKNIGLSEAIIKFAQSFNPGQPCDYCHTHKTRQIYYQPESNFWMVMIVGVPYIWKEKDGNKYTEYQYDEVSSSVCQSILKQAYVMFRLFMGSFDTIINEPDCGSITLLKHKLEHFYSRYLMSLKLNNSDILDVFQGLQFLPLDKITFLRVQCFMNLVEAMFSQVKYTAFLYNDQVVWSGLEPEDMQVVYNYLVSTLLPAHLEKELHEGSMPRNSPSPFTTAHYGKFVTGPSSINEPSLIGKSPKVYINYSTKPVSLYLVVYRALSATICLFVDSKTSLLIDFFKSLDSFLGPQLTTLVSSVAEQCAKHVIVSSESCKYLYFNKLNLAYKSTIHPDNRRCSNVLTTPEVLRVITDIYNDTNKLKEAGEIIIKTMSDYWVVGKLSNLREFFVVIQQKSASIMEIEDDVKKLCEKELKSIFFH
- the Ccz1 gene encoding vacuolar fusion protein CCZ1 isoform X1, yielding MSSKTEVTLEHFYIFNGTYAKKEGEEEKKILYYYPERDLDVQIKNIGLSEAIIKFAQSFNPGQPCDYCHTHKTRQIYYQPESNFWMVMIVGVPYIWKEKDGNKYTEYQYDEVSSSVCQSILKQAYVMFRLFMGSFDTIINEPDCGSITLLKHKLEHFYSRYLMSLKLNNSDILDVFQGLQFLPLDKITFLRVQCFMNLVEAMFSQVKYTAFLYNDQVVWSGLEPEDMQVVYNYLVSTLLPAHLEKELHEGSMPRNSPSPFTTAHYGKFVTGPSSINEPSLIGKSPKVYINYSTKPVSLYLVVYRALSATICLFVDSKTSLLIDFFKSLDSFLGPQLTTLVSSVAEQCAKHVIVSSESCKYLYFNKLNLAYKSTIHPDNRRCSNVLTTPEVLRVITDIYNDTNKLKEAGEIIIKTMSDYWVVGKLSNLREFFVVIQQKSASIMEIEENAILTLLLTLIYDNYKRRIFRFIYILSF